CGCTACGTCAATCAACGCCCGTGCCACCAAGCGCGGCTTTACCGGCCGCATCGAGGTCACTGGCAGCACGCGTGAAGTCACCGAGACTGACCAGGCCCGGCTCAAGCGGACACACCTCGTCGTGGACACGGAAATCACCGGAGAGGCCCCCTGCTACAACGGCTGGACGTTCCTGGCAGCCGTAGACACCGTAGAGACGGCAGACGGGGCGGACTTCGTCATCCGCTCAGCGCCCGGTGTCGAAGAGTCAGTGGTGGACCGCTCCGCCTTGGAAGCTGGCCGGTACCAGCACTGCTAGTCCATCCGCAACAACCGCAAGTACACGTACCTGGTGCGCAAGGTCGAAAACGGCGAGACGGTGCAGGTCGGCTCCAGCTGCATCAAGGACTTCACAGGCTGGGCTGCCAAACCCGTCTTCATCAGTGTTGTTAACCTCACCGAAGACCTCGGCGGCTTCATCGGCGGCTTCGCCTCAGCCCCCGAAGACACCCCGGAAACCGTGGTTGCCCTGGCATGGGCAACCAGCCGGATCTACGGCTTGGCGGCGGCTCCGCCGCATCCAACGCCAACCGCACAATCAGTCGCCCAACTCCATGACGGCGGGCCAGCGCACGAATAGACGGCCCCTCCACCCGTGCGTCCCGGCGAATTCTGGCGAACAGCTCCACTTTTGACCCCATCCCATGCCCTCCACCCTTGGAAACCAGATGAGAACAACGCTGGGATGGGTCCAAATTAAACCGTCACAAGCCACCCGGCGAGTCGGCAGGTGGGCTCAAATCAAACCAGGCGGATTCTAACCATCGACCCTTCTATGAAGCTTCTATATCTCGTCAACCCCCAATTCGCTGCTGGCGGCGGTGTTGGGACTGTAAATTTACCGGTGTAACTCCTGAGGAAGAAGGAGAGCCCCGTGACTGATGTGACGACCTCTGCGACCGATGCAGTGGATGAGGAATTGGTTCGGCAGTTGACAGAGCGTGCCCGGACCGAGGGACTGCAGCTGGCCGGGGAGGGCGGACTGCTGCAGAAGCTGACCAAGCTGGTCATGGAGTCGGCGTTGGACGGCGAACTGGACGATCATCTGGGATACGACAAGCACGATCCCGCTGGCCGGAACGGCGGTAACTCCCGCAACGGCCGGCGGCCGAAGACGCTGCTGACCGAGGCCGGGCCGGTGGAGATCTCGGTGCCCAGGGACCGCGACGCGTCGTTCGAGCCGCGGATCGTGGCCAAGCGGCAGCGCCGGCTGACCGGTGTGGACGACCTGGTGATATCCCTCTCGGCCAAAGGCCTGACCCACGGCGAGATCGCGGCGCACCTGGCCGAGGTTTATGGAGCCGAGGTGTCCAAACAGACCATCTCCACGATCACCGACCGGGTGCTGGAGGGGATGGGCGAGTGGCAGAACCGCCCGCTGGACCCGGTGTATCCGGTGATCTTCATCGACTGTGTGAACGTGAAGATCCGCGACGGCCAGGTCGCGAACCGCCCCATCTATGTCGCCCTGGCCGTCACGGTTGACGGCACCCGGGACATCCTCGGGCTGTGGGCCGGTGAGCACGGCGACGGCGAGGGCGCGAAGTACTGGCTGCGGGTACTGACCGAGATCAAGAACCGTGGGGTCGCTGACTGCTGCATCGTGGTCTGTGACGGGCTGAAAGGCCTGCCGGACGCAATCGCGAGCGTATGGCCGCAGACTGTGGTGCAAACATGCATCGTTCACCTGCTGCGCAACAGCTTCCGCTATGCCTCGAAGAAGGACTGGTCGCAGATCGCCAAGGACCTCAAACCGGTCTACACCGCCCCGTCCGAGGCGGCCGCGCTGGATCGGTTTGCGGAGTTCTCCGGCAAGTGGGAGAAGCGGTACCCGGCGATCATCAGCCTCTGGACCAACGCGTGGGCGGAGTTCGTTCCGTTCCTGCAATTCGGAGCCTGTCGCAGAATGGCGTGTCCCAGCCCGGATGGTGGCGGGGGCTTGGGAGAATCGGGTATGGCTCGGAGTTATCGTCCTGTGCGGCGTGATCAGGTGTTTCTGCTTCCGCCGGACATGCGGGACTGGCTGCCGGAAGATCACCTCGTTTGGCTTGTCATCGAGATCGTCGAGACGCTCGATATGTCGGCTTTCGAGGCGTCGCGGCGGCGGGGCGGGGTCGGCGCAGCGGGATACGATCCGCGGATGCTCCTGGGGCTGCTTGTCTACGCGTACTGCCGTGGCGTGCGGTCCTCGCGTCAGGTCGAGCGGCTCTGCCATACGGACATCGCGTTCAAGGTGGCGTGCGCCGGCGATGTGCCCGACCATGCGACGATCGCGAGGTTCCGTGCCGTGTCCGAGGAAGCGTTCGCCGGGTTGTTCGCGCAGGTGCTGCTGATCGCCGCACGGGCGGGGCTTGCCCGGTTCGGCACGATCGCGATCGACGGGACGAAGATCCCCGCGAACGCGTCCATCGACGCGAACCGCGGTCGGGACTGGTTCGAGCAGCACGCGGCAGAGATCGCCGCCGGGGTCGTCGAAGAGGCCCAGCGCGTGGACGCAGCCGAGGATGCGCTGGCCGCCCGCGGGGCTGACGAGGGCGGTGACCGTGTCCGTGGGGCGCTGGCCATGAGGTCGGCGCGGGCCGAGCGGATCCGTCGCGCAGCGGCGGAACTTGCCCAGCAGCAGGGTCGACTGGACGCCGATCGCGACGCCCGCCAGACCGGGGCTCAGGCCCGGCTGGAGACATCCCGGGCCGGGCGGCCGGTGCGAGGCCGGATCCCTGACGGTCCGCTACGGCTGGCCGAGGCGAGGGCGCATCTGGAACGGGAACTGCGTGACCACCAGGCCAAGCTCGATCGCAGGGCCGCGTTGATCGCCGCGGGGAAGAAGCCGATGGGCGCCCCGTCCGTCCCTACCGAGGAGCACTCCCGGATCATCCGGGCCCGCCGTGTCGTCGCTGCCGCCGAAGCCGCCGCGGCGCGCGACGGGCAAGCCCCGACAAGGAGCCTGTCCAAGGCCGTCGCGAACACCACCGACCCGGACTCGCGGGTGATGCCCACACGCCGGGGATTCGTCCAGGGGTACAACGCGCAGGTCGCCGTCACCGGTGACCATCTCATCGCCGCCGTCGATGTGAACCAGCAGCCCAACGATATGCCCTCGTTCGTTCCCATGATGAGCGCGGCCACCAATGCCGCCTCGGGCCTGCACGCGCGGACCGGCTCGCCTGAGCATCAGATCGGGGTCGTGCTGGCCGATGCCGGCTACTGCAGCAACAAGAACCTGGAGGCGCCCGGCGCCGACCGGATCATCGCCTTGGGCAAGGGTCGCGAACAGCATGCCAAGGCAGTCCGATCCCCGGCATCCGGCCCGCCGCCGGCCGGGGCGAACGCACGGGAAGCGATGGCCCACCGCCTCCGAACACCCGAAGGATCAGCCGCTTACAAGCGCCGCGGCGCAACCGTCGAACCCAGCATCGGAACCCTCAAGACGATCCTGAGCAGATTCTCCCGGAGAGGCCTTGATGCAGCCCGCAGCGAGCTGAACCTCGCGGCCGCCGCCTACAACATCCGGAAGATCCACACGGCAACCGCCTGAGGCGCTGGCCGCGGGGACCAGGCGAGCCGACCTGCCGACCCCGACCAACAGGCCCCCGTCACCATCCGGGCTGGGACACGCCATTCTGCGACAGGCTCTTCGACAACGAGATCCGCACCGTGATCTGCACGACCAACGCGATCGAGAGCATCAACGCGCGCATCCGCCGGGCCGTGAATGCCCGTGGACATTTCCCCACCGAACTGAGGTGTACTACTGATGTGAGACACAGTTTGAAAGGATTGTGCTCATGTCTGCTCGACTTACCTATTCCGATGAGTTCAAGGCTGATGCCGTTGAGCTCGTGGTTTCATCTGGGCGTTCACCCGCCTCTGTCGCTCCGGAGCTCGGCATTTCCGTTACCGCGTTGAAACGCTGGGTGCGACTGTCCCGTGAAGGGCAAACGGAGGGCGGCGGCAAACCGGATGATCCGGTGGATCCTGCGAAATACAAGGCTTTGGAGGCACGGCTGCGCGAGCTGGAGAGGGAGAACGATTTCCTGAAAAAAGTTTCGGCGTTCTTCGCCAAAGAACAACGGTAGAGGACTTGTACCGAGTTGTTCAGGAGAAGAACGCCGACTTCCCGGTGGCCTGGATGTGCCGTCAGCTTGGTCTCCCACGGGCCACGTATTACCGGTGGCTGGACGCCGCAGAAACCCCGACCGCGCTCCGTCGCCGGGAGCTGACCGATCAGGTGAAGACCGTCTTCGATTCCTCCGACGGGATCTTCGGCCACCGCATGGTCCACACCAAATTGGCCGCCGCCGGCATCGAGGTTTCAGTGGGTACCGTGGCCGGGATTATGGCCGAGAACGGGTGGGTCGCCAAGCGGATGCGCGCCTTCAAGCGCACCACCATCCCCTCAGATCCGGACAAGGTCTTCGCGGACCTCATCGGCCGGGACTTCACAGCAGAAGCACCCGGAACGCGCCTGGTCGGAGACATCACCTACCTGCGCACTGACGAGGGATGGCTCTACCTGGCCACCGTCATCGACCTGTGCACCCGCATGGTCGTCGGCTGGGCTATGGCTGAACACATGCGCGCTTCGCTGGTCACCGGGGCCCTGACGATGGCCAGAGACCGCGGCCATTTGAGTCCCAACGCGATTTTCCACAGTGATCATGGAACGCAGTACACGTCACGCGAAATGGGCGCCTGGTGCGCCGGGAATAACATCCGCCAATCCATGGGCGCCACCGGGGTGTGCTGGGATAATGCCGTGGCGGAATCGCTGTTCTCATCGCTGAAAAACGAGTTTTACCATCACCACCCGCCAGGACGCCAGACTGGCCACTATGCGCTACATCGAAGTGTTCTACAACCGCTGGCGGCCTCACACCAACAACGAAGGCCTGCGGCCGGCGACGGCTATGGCCAACTTCACAACCAGAAACCAACAGCTTCCCGCTGCTGCCTGACCGAAAAGAAACTACGCGACTGTCTCACATCCTTGACACACCTCAGTGATGAGTTTCCGGCGGATGGTGCCGCTGCGTGCTTTGCCCAGGTCTGGGCCGGCGAGGGTGCCGATGGCGCGCGAGAGGTTGAAGGCGATGGTCGCCAGGACCAGCCAGGCGGGTTTGGCGGTGAACTTTCCCGAGGGCAGGTGTGCCAGGGCACTGTCTTTGAGGTCCGCGTTGACCTGCTCAATGATGGCGTGTTGGCGGTGGGTTTTATCTGCGGTGACGGTGTCCAGGTCGCTGGGGGTGAAGAAGGCGTGGAAGCGGTGGGTGTCGAACAGGGTCTGTTGCCCTTCGCCTGCTTTGGCGTTCAGTTCCGGGATCCTGCGCACGACCAGGCGTCCGTGGACGCGGTCGGCTTTCTTTCGGCCCACGAAGGCGGTGAAGGCGGTTTCGGCGACTTCCGCGGAGGAAATCCAGGCTCCGGTGGTTTCATCGCGGACCGCGTCGGTGTATTGGATTGTGGTCCAGTCCTTCTCGTTGATGGTGGCGATGGCTCGTTTGACGGCCGGGTCCATCCTGGCGGTAATGGACACTTTCGCGCCTGCACGGTGGGCAGCGGCGACGACGGAGTGGCCGTAGAACGCACTGTCGGCACGCAGCAGGACCGGCCCGGTGGCATTCTTGCCGCGCAGCCGTTTCACGGTGGCAAGGATGTCCCCGGTGAACTTCCCGGCCCCGCGCGGGGAGCCGGCGCTTCCCTTGCGCAGCCTCGCGCCGATGATGACCGGCGCCGTGGTCGCGGTCGAGAGGATCCCGATCAGCGCGTTCAATCCCCGGACCCCGGAGTAACCGTATCCGGAACCCTGTTTCCGGTAGCCGTGGACTTCTTTGATGGTGTCGTCGATATCGACCAAAGCGTAATCATCGATACCGGAGGCGATCGGGGCCACGGTGGCGACGTTCACCAGCCACCGGGCGGCGAGGGCGTCGAGCTGGCGGACATGGCCGAAGGTGAACGCCCGCAGGAACGATCCCAAAGTCGAGGGGGCATATGCACCGGCGAAGAGTTTCTTCATCCCGCCGTGCCGCAGCAAGGCCATGTCATCGATGGAATCGGCCCCGGCGACCATACCCGCGACCAGCGCAGTGACCTTCAACCCTGCATTCGCGCCGAAGTATCCCGGCAGCGTCAGCCACTGATCAGCGAGTTCGCCAAGGCAGGTTTTCACCGCCAGCGCCATCGCCGGGACCAGACCTGCGGCCGACACGAGGTTGGAATCATCGAACGCAGCTGACACGCGCGTGGATCTATGGAAAAGTTGCACTTACGAGATGCCTCTCGGATTGGTTAAACGGAGTTCTAGACAAACCCCATTTTTTCCGATTCGACAGGCATTCTCCGTTAAACCGCCGCTACGACCTCAACCCGACCGGTGGATCGAGGCTTAGAGGCCGCGCACATGTAGGTCTTTGACCCCAGCGTCGCTGTGGACAAACCATCCTAGTGGTGTACCGCATTTGCACAGCGCCGTTGTGCTGCTCGTAAATGTCTTCCATGTAGGGAAGCGCTACTTCACGAAGCTCAGTATGCGCGTAGGCCAGGATCCCCAGCCGCCAGATTTGGCTGCCCATTTCGTAGCCACGGTCCCCAGCACCGGACCAGGGCTGAGTGCTCCTCCAGCTCCTGACCGATGCGGTGAACTGTGGTTAGAGGCAAGTTGTGGATCTGCGCGATATGGAAGCAAGGGACTGCCTGCGGTGCCTGGTATCGAATGTGCTCAATACAAGGGTGACCCGGCCGCTTGCCGATCTCGTCCTAGGTTCCTTCTCGGTCAAGTCGGCGATTTATCCCACTGCTTGAAGACTGGGGACTGCCCGAGTTATTGCTCCTTGACCTAGCCACCGAGTGCTCTCGAGCGCCGTGGCCCCGCCGACGGCTTATGGGGCGGAGTTCCACCTGAATGTTTTGATGTGGGCCAGTAGGGCGAGGGTGGCGGGACTACTGCAAAGGAGGGGCGCCAGCG
This portion of the Pseudarthrobacter phenanthrenivorans Sphe3 genome encodes:
- a CDS encoding transposase; this translates as MSARLTYSDEFKADAVELVVSSGRSPASVAPELGISVTALKRWVRLSREGQTEGGGKPDDPVDPAKYKALEARLRELERENDFLKKVSAFFAKEQR
- a CDS encoding transposase; its protein translation is MLLGLLVYAYCRGVRSSRQVERLCHTDIAFKVACAGDVPDHATIARFRAVSEEAFAGLFAQVLLIAARAGLARFGTIAIDGTKIPANASIDANRGRDWFEQHAAEIAAGVVEEAQRVDAAEDALAARGADEGGDRVRGALAMRSARAERIRRAAAELAQQQGRLDADRDARQTGAQARLETSRAGRPVRGRIPDGPLRLAEARAHLERELRDHQAKLDRRAALIAAGKKPMGAPSVPTEEHSRIIRARRVVAAAEAAAARDGQAPTRSLSKAVANTTDPDSRVMPTRRGFVQGYNAQVAVTGDHLIAAVDVNQQPNDMPSFVPMMSAATNAASGLHARTGSPEHQIGVVLADAGYCSNKNLEAPGADRIIALGKGREQHAKAVRSPASGPPPAGANAREAMAHRLRTPEGSAAYKRRGATVEPSIGTLKTILSRFSRRGLDAARSELNLAAAAYNIRKIHTATA